Proteins co-encoded in one Aspergillus flavus chromosome 2, complete sequence genomic window:
- a CDS encoding putative amidase has product MLLGTLLSLAAVVAGAAIPNGQTLSLNEIPYYVSGIPVSTLQGYNASAYAALTEGIDLVPLTVIPVTPTTNLESLLSDYVERDDVFQPAFLRAVYLTASSADDIASQVSNSASILKSSGTDMLLVDSEVHTASSNSTIAAQLTKELPSGPYFVSLYTGEVFKAYRLYPDDNLAFIQAGISDEKGGVLPLPAVTENAMTKDVAVPSRLYYTPTAEKPLAGLRLGVKDIYHIKGLKTSGGSRSYYYLYGTQNVTAPSVQRLLDLGAVFVGKTGTVQFANGDRPTADWVDFHCPFNPRGEGYQAPSGSSSGSGAAIAAYDWLDLAVGSDTGGSMRSPAAVQGIYGNRPSTGAISLDHVLPLSPALDTAGVFARSASLWSRTVQAWYPHFRHNFTSFPRQLLLAGGGWDGKGISPEAHQSLTTFTRGLEAFLGTNHTNVDVSQRWLDTQSPTTPSLEEMLNLTYATLTSVDQFNHLAVPLFADYKAVHRGRQPFINPGPLARWQWGQANGGNTSYEVALRNMTTFRSWWEKSGYGQSDDASCSKSLFVSVYSVGTTDYRNHYYDAPTTPPLGFSIGRIAVLGGAPEVVVPVGESPYNSTISLQTEYLPVSVALQMARGCDHVLASLVAGLEKKGVLRPVSTGSRLYS; this is encoded by the coding sequence ATGTTGCTTGGTACACTCCTCTCGCTGGCGGCCGTCGTTGCCGGCGCTGCCATCCCCAACGGCCAGACGCTTTCTCTCAATGAAATTCCTTACTATGTGAGCGGCATTCCTGTGTCCACTTTGCAAGGGTACAACGCCTCTGCATACGCCGCTTTGACAGAGGGAATAGATTTGGTGCCATTAACCGTCATTCCTGTAACTCCTACCACGAACTTGGAGTCGCTGCTATCGGACTATGTTGAACGCGATGATGTCTTCCAGCCTGCTTTTCTGCGTGCAGTCTATCTCACAGCTTCCAGTGCTGATGACATTGCCTCCCAAGTGAGCAATTCTGCGTCAATTCTCAAGTCTTCGGGCACCGACATGCTGCTGGTTGATTCGGAAGTACACACCGCTTCGTCAAATTCCACAATCGCAGCCCAGTTGACCAAAGAGCTGCCGAGTGGGCCTTATTTTGTCTCCTTGTATACTGGAGAGGTGTTTAAAGCGTACCGGTTGTACCCTGACGACAACCTAGCTTTCATTCAAGCAGGAATCAGTGACGAGAAGGGAGGCGTCCTGCCCCTACCAGCCGTGACAGAAAACGCGATGACCAAAGACGTTGCCGTGCCTTCACGTCTCTATTATACACCGACCGCAGAAAAACCATTGGCCGGTCTGAGATTGGGTGTCAAGGATATCTACCATATTAAAGGTCTCAAGACGAGTGGCGGCAGTCGCtcctattattatttatacgGAACTCAAAATGTCACTGCCCCATCTGTTCAGAGGCTCTTGGACTTAGGCGCGGTCTTCGTCGGCAAAACTGGGACCGTTCAGTTTGCTAACGGTGATCGGCCTACTGCCGACTGGGTGGATTTCCACTGTCCGTTCAACCCACGCGGAGAAGGATATCAGGCACCTAGCGGTTCCTCCTCCGGCTCAGGTGCGGCTATTGCAGCCTACGACTGGTTGGACCTTGCTGTTGGTAGTGACACTGGCGGTTCGATGCGGTCCCCAGCTGCAGTTCAAGGAATCTATGGCAACAGGCCATCCACTGGCGCTATCTCTCTAGATCATGTCTTGCCTCTCTCACCGGCTCTGGATACAGCAGGTGTTTTTGCCCGAAGTGCCTCGCTATGGTCCCGTACTGTGCAAGCTTGGTATCCTCATTTTCGGCACAATTTTACGTCCTTCCCTCGGCAGCTGCTCCTAGCTGGCGGTGGATGGGATGGTAAAGGCATCAGTCCCGAGGCCCATCAGAGTCTTACAACATTCACACGTGGGCTCGAGGCATTCCTCGGAACGAACCATACCAATGTCGACGTGTCGCAGCGATGGCTTGACACACAATCTCCCACCACACCAAGcctggaggagatgcttAACCTAACCTATGCCACACTTACTTCTGTGGATCAGTTCAACCACCTAGCCGTCCCTCTCTTTGCTGACTATAAAGCAGTCCACCGCGGTCGTCAGCCTTTCATTAACCCTGGCCCATTAGCGCGTTGGCAGTGGGGCCAGGCCAATGGCGGAAACACCTCGTACGAGGTGGCTCTGCGCAACATGACTACTTTCCGGAGCTGGTGGGAGAAGTCCGGATATGGTCAGTCCGATGATGCCTCCTGCTCCAAGTCGCTCTTTGTTAGTGTGTACTCGGTCGGCACAACTGACTACCGTAACCATTACTACGATGCGCCCACCACACCACCACTGGGATTCTCGATCGGACGCATCGCGGTATTAGGTGGCGCACCTGAGGTTGTTGTTCCTGTTGGAGAGTCTCCATACAACAGTACTATCTCGTTGCAGACCGAGTATTTGCCGGTCAGTGTTGCGCTGCAAATGGCGCGAGGATGTGACCATGTTCTGGCTTCCTTGGTCGCTGGcctcgagaagaagggggtCCTCCGACCTGTTAGTACCGGCTCTCGGCTGTATTCCTAA